A window of Nisaea sediminum genomic DNA:
TCCGAGCCGAAACGTTTCACGACCTCGGCGATCTCGGCTTCGTCCCGAGGCGCCTCGACGAAGAGAACGTCGGCACCCGCCTGCTTGTAGGCCTCAGCCCGTTCCAGCGCCGCCTCGAAGCCCTCGACGCCGATCGCATCGGTGCGGGCGACGATCTGCGTCGCCTCGTCGCGCCGCGCATCCACGGCAGCCCGGATCTTGCCGGCCATTTCCGATACGGACACCAGCGCCTTGCCGTCGAGATGACCGCAGCGTTTCGGCATTGCCTGATCCTCGATCTGGATTCCGGCGGCGCCGGAACGCTCCAGCAGGCGCACGGTACGCTGTACGTTCAGCGCGTTGCCGAAGCCGGTATCGGCATCGACGATCAGCGGCAGGTCGACGCGTTCGGAGATGTGCGACACGACGTCGGCGACTTCCTCGAGCCCGAAGAGCCCGATATCGGGACGGCCGAGCCGGGTATAGGCGATCGATGCGCCGGAGACGTAGAGCGCCTCAAAGCCGGCTTTCGCGGCCGCCATGGCGCTGAAGGCGTCGAACACACCGGGCGCCACAAGGATATCGGGCTGCTTCAGTCGTTGTTTCAGGACGCTTGACGGCGTCATGAGCGCTTCTCCAGTCGTTGCTCGAGATAGGGAACGAGCCCGCCCGCCGCGACGATGCGGCGGAGATGCTCGGGAACGGGTTCGGCGGCGATCTGCGCGCCGGTGGTCTTGTTGGTAATGGTGCCGGAGGCCGGGTCGAGTTCCAGTTCGTGGCCGGCTTCGACGTCGGATTCGGCGTCGGCGACGAGCGCCAGAAGGCCGAGATTGAAGGCGTTGCGGTAGAAGATCCCGCCGAAGCTTTTCGCGATGACCGCCGTCACGCCGAGCAGGACCAGCACCTCTGCCGCCTGCTCACGGCTTGAACCGATCCCGAAATTGCGCCCGGCGACGATAACGTCGCCCGGTTCGACCTCTTTCGCGAAATCGAGATCGATGGCCTCGAGGCAATGGGCCGCCAGATCCTCGATCGGGCCCTTCATGTACGCTCCAGGGGCGAGCAGGTCGGTGTCGACATTGTCGCCGTATTTCCAGACCCGGCTCATCGGCCGTTCTCCGCGAGGAAAAGCCGCGGATCGGCGACACGTCCGGCAACGGCGGTCGCCGCCACCGTATAGGGCGAGCCCAGCCAGACCTTGGAGGAACG
This region includes:
- a CDS encoding isocitrate lyase/PEP mutase family protein; translation: MTPSSVLKQRLKQPDILVAPGVFDAFSAMAAAKAGFEALYVSGASIAYTRLGRPDIGLFGLEEVADVVSHISERVDLPLIVDADTGFGNALNVQRTVRLLERSGAAGIQIEDQAMPKRCGHLDGKALVSVSEMAGKIRAAVDARRDEATQIVARTDAIGVEGFEAALERAEAYKQAGADVLFVEAPRDEAEIAEVVKRFGSDIPLLANMVEGGKTPAMTAEELQAAGFDIVIFPGGLMRALAVTITEYFTSLHAHGSTKPFQARMLDFRELNELLGTPGILEAGRKYDGEST
- a CDS encoding LeuD/DmdB family oxidoreductase small subunit: MSRVWKYGDNVDTDLLAPGAYMKGPIEDLAAHCLEAIDLDFAKEVEPGDVIVAGRNFGIGSSREQAAEVLVLLGVTAVIAKSFGGIFYRNAFNLGLLALVADAESDVEAGHELELDPASGTITNKTTGAQIAAEPVPEHLRRIVAAGGLVPYLEQRLEKRS